One window from the genome of Rhodobacteraceae bacterium S2214 encodes:
- a CDS encoding ABC transporter permease: protein MKGLWIGAILSLSFIAMALLSFVWIPYDIEVFDIPNKLKSPDAAHWLGTDQFGRDILSMIMMGARTSIAVALLAVGIGMAIGVPLGLWAAAKRGAFIDEFIMRGNDLIFAFPSLVIAILITAVFGAGAVNAIIAIGIFNIPVFARLTRGAALSLWERDFILAARVCGKSAYRISWEHILPNILNLMIVQGTIQFSLGILAEAALSYIGLGAQPPTASWGRMLADAQTLVSFAPHTALMPGGAIVVMVLGLNLLGDGLRDALDPRIRVDRT from the coding sequence ATGAAGGGGCTGTGGATTGGCGCAATTCTATCGCTAAGCTTTATCGCGATGGCACTGCTATCCTTCGTCTGGATACCTTACGATATCGAGGTGTTCGATATCCCGAACAAGCTGAAATCGCCCGACGCGGCGCACTGGCTTGGCACCGATCAATTCGGGCGGGACATTCTGTCGATGATCATGATGGGCGCGCGGACATCCATCGCGGTGGCACTGCTCGCCGTGGGGATCGGCATGGCCATCGGGGTGCCGTTGGGCCTGTGGGCTGCTGCAAAGCGGGGCGCGTTTATTGACGAATTCATCATGCGTGGGAACGATTTGATCTTCGCTTTCCCGTCGTTGGTCATCGCGATCCTGATCACGGCTGTATTCGGGGCAGGGGCGGTAAACGCGATCATTGCCATCGGCATCTTTAACATTCCTGTCTTCGCGCGACTGACCAGAGGGGCAGCACTGTCGTTATGGGAACGTGATTTTATCCTCGCGGCCCGCGTTTGCGGGAAGTCGGCGTACCGCATATCTTGGGAACACATCCTGCCCAACATACTGAACTTGATGATTGTTCAAGGCACGATCCAATTTTCGCTTGGCATTCTGGCTGAAGCGGCACTGTCCTACATCGGATTGGGTGCGCAACCGCCCACGGCAAGCTGGGGGCGGATGCTGGCAGACGCGCAGACGCTGGTCAGCTTCGCGCCGCACACAGCCCTGATGCCGGGCGGTGCAATTGTTGTCATGGTCTTGGGTTTGAATTTGCTCGGTGACGGCTTGCGCGACGCGCTTGATCCACGGATCAGGGTCGACCGGACATGA
- a CDS encoding ABC transporter permease: protein MIRYVLGRFLSLVISLIVASFVIFAVIEIAPGDPASFMLGINAQPETVAALRTELGLDVAKPVRYLNWVTGMITGDFGTSYTYRAPVSELIADRVVVSLPLAIYALILSTLIAFPAGIYAASRRGRIGDMSVMGATQLGVAIPNFWFAMIMVLIFAINLRWFSAGGFPGWDKGFWGGMKALTLPAISLALPQAAILARVMRSSLLDMLGEDFMRTARAKGLSQRQALWKHGVRNALIPVLTIIGLQFSFLLAGGIIIEQVFFLPGLGRLIFQAISARDLIVVESVVMLLVFVVILVNFVVDIAYAAVDPRLRTRT, encoded by the coding sequence ATGATCCGATATGTCTTGGGCCGATTTCTGTCACTCGTGATCAGTTTGATTGTGGCATCTTTCGTGATCTTCGCAGTGATCGAAATTGCTCCAGGTGATCCGGCGTCGTTCATGTTGGGGATCAATGCGCAACCCGAAACAGTGGCGGCGTTGCGGACTGAACTTGGGCTCGATGTGGCGAAACCTGTGCGTTATTTGAATTGGGTAACAGGGATGATCACTGGCGATTTTGGTACGTCGTACACCTACCGCGCACCTGTGTCAGAGCTGATCGCAGATCGCGTCGTCGTGTCTTTGCCTCTTGCCATCTACGCACTGATCTTATCGACGCTCATCGCCTTTCCGGCGGGCATTTACGCTGCATCCCGCCGTGGCCGTATCGGCGATATGTCGGTGATGGGAGCCACGCAATTGGGCGTTGCGATCCCGAATTTCTGGTTCGCGATGATCATGGTCCTGATCTTTGCCATCAATCTACGTTGGTTTTCGGCGGGCGGGTTCCCCGGTTGGGACAAAGGGTTCTGGGGCGGGATGAAGGCACTGACGCTGCCCGCGATATCTTTGGCGCTGCCCCAAGCTGCGATCCTTGCGCGTGTGATGCGATCATCCTTGCTGGACATGCTGGGCGAGGATTTCATGCGCACCGCCCGCGCCAAAGGGTTATCGCAACGCCAAGCGCTTTGGAAACACGGGGTGCGCAATGCGCTGATCCCCGTGCTGACGATCATCGGTTTGCAGTTCTCGTTTTTGCTGGCCGGTGGGATCATTATCGAACAGGTGTTTTTCCTACCTGGTCTGGGGCGTTTGATTTTCCAAGCCATCAGTGCTCGCGATTTGATCGTGGTGGAAAGCGTGGTGATGTTGCTCGTCTTCGTCGTGATCTTGGTGAACTTCGTGGTCGACATCGCCTATGCCGCCGTCGATCCACGTTTGAGGACGCGGACATGA
- a CDS encoding 6,7-dimethyl-8-ribityllumazine synthase, which translates to MTPPRFAFIKANWHADIVDQALVGFQELIPNVDVFDVPGAFEMPLLAKRLAPQYDAVACAALVVDGGIYRHEFVADAVVKGLMDVGLQTDTPILSVSLTPHHFQETAHHTAIYRDHFKVKGREAANAALSITGVYQNLHVAA; encoded by the coding sequence ATGACACCACCCCGTTTTGCATTCATCAAAGCCAACTGGCACGCTGATATCGTTGATCAGGCGCTTGTAGGCTTTCAGGAATTGATTCCAAACGTTGATGTCTTCGACGTGCCCGGCGCGTTCGAAATGCCGTTGCTCGCCAAACGTCTTGCCCCGCAATACGACGCAGTCGCCTGTGCCGCGCTGGTCGTTGATGGCGGTATCTACCGGCATGAATTCGTCGCCGATGCTGTGGTCAAGGGGCTGATGGACGTTGGCCTTCAGACCGATACCCCGATCCTGTCCGTTAGCCTGACGCCCCATCATTTTCAGGAAACGGCGCACCACACCGCGATCTACCGCGACCATTTCAAGGTCAAAGGCCGCGAGGCGGCAAATGCCGCGCTGTCGATCACGGGCGTGTATCAGAATTTGCATGTAGCCGCCTAA
- a CDS encoding ABC transporter substrate-binding protein, protein MKRFQTFIASSFVAICATGALANDSVTIAVQLEPPNLDPTGGAAQAIDTVVYHNVFEGLTRFEADGAVVPSLAQSWDISDDGLVYTFSLVPDVMFHDGTAMDADDVVFSLDRARAEDSTNAQKALFAGIASVEAVDPLTVKVTLSQPNGSFLFNMAWGDAVIVSEDSIADIATNPIGTGAYKFSDWAQGDRIELVRNDAYWGDAPAIETATFRFISDPTAAFAAVMAEDVDAFAGFPAPENLPQFDADPRFTVLRGNTEGETILSTNNKMPPFDDVRVRQAVAHAIDRQAIIDGAMFGVGTPIGTHFAPHNPDYVDLTANSNYDPEKAKALLAEAGFADGFTTTLKLPPPSYARRGGEIIAAQLRQVGIETEISNLEWAQWLEEVFKGKDFGLSIVSHTEPMDIGIYANPDYYFQYDNPDFQALMMDLTGTADPAARSDLLAQAQTIISEDYVNGYLFELAWTSVVKADLQGMWENQPTASVDLTALSWAE, encoded by the coding sequence ATGAAACGTTTCCAGACATTCATCGCGTCATCCTTTGTTGCGATTTGCGCGACTGGCGCATTGGCCAATGACAGTGTGACCATCGCCGTCCAGCTTGAACCGCCTAATCTTGACCCAACCGGCGGCGCAGCGCAGGCGATCGATACGGTGGTTTACCATAACGTGTTTGAAGGGCTGACGCGGTTTGAGGCGGACGGTGCTGTGGTGCCAAGTCTTGCGCAAAGCTGGGACATTTCCGACGACGGTTTGGTCTACACATTCAGCCTTGTACCCGACGTGATGTTCCATGACGGCACGGCGATGGACGCGGATGATGTGGTGTTTTCGCTGGATAGGGCGCGGGCCGAGGATAGCACCAATGCGCAAAAGGCGTTGTTTGCCGGTATCGCAAGCGTCGAGGCGGTTGATCCTTTGACTGTGAAGGTCACCCTGTCCCAGCCAAACGGATCGTTCCTGTTTAACATGGCATGGGGCGATGCGGTAATTGTGTCGGAAGACAGCATCGCAGATATTGCGACGAACCCGATTGGCACGGGTGCATATAAGTTCAGTGATTGGGCGCAAGGCGACCGGATCGAATTGGTACGCAATGACGCCTACTGGGGCGATGCCCCTGCGATTGAAACCGCGACATTCCGGTTCATTAGCGATCCAACGGCGGCTTTTGCGGCTGTGATGGCCGAAGATGTGGATGCCTTTGCCGGTTTTCCTGCGCCTGAAAACCTGCCGCAGTTCGATGCTGATCCGCGCTTCACAGTGCTGCGCGGAAATACTGAAGGTGAGACGATCCTGTCCACCAACAACAAGATGCCGCCGTTTGATGATGTGCGGGTACGCCAAGCTGTCGCCCATGCGATTGACCGCCAAGCGATTATTGACGGGGCGATGTTCGGGGTTGGCACGCCGATTGGGACCCACTTCGCGCCGCACAACCCCGATTATGTCGATCTGACCGCGAATTCGAACTACGATCCTGAAAAAGCGAAAGCCTTGTTGGCCGAGGCTGGCTTTGCTGACGGGTTCACGACGACGCTGAAGCTGCCGCCGCCATCCTACGCGCGACGTGGCGGAGAGATTATCGCGGCCCAACTGCGCCAAGTCGGGATCGAAACCGAGATCAGCAATCTGGAATGGGCGCAGTGGCTGGAAGAAGTGTTCAAGGGCAAGGACTTTGGCCTGTCGATCGTCAGCCATACGGAACCGATGGATATCGGGATTTATGCGAACCCCGACTATTACTTCCAATATGACAATCCCGATTTTCAGGCGCTGATGATGGACCTGACTGGAACTGCTGATCCAGCCGCGCGGTCGGATCTGTTGGCCCAAGCGCAGACGATAATCTCGGAAGATTACGTCAATGGCTACTTGTTTGAACTTGCGTGGACGTCCGTTGTGAAGGCCGACTTACAGGGTATGTGGGAAAACCAGCCAACGGCGTCAGTCGATCTGACAGCGCTTAGTTGGGCAGAGTAA